One genomic region from Anabaena sp. PCC 7108 encodes:
- the uvrB gene encoding excinuclease ABC subunit UvrB, producing the protein MTEFCLQAPFTPTGDQPQAIAQLVASIQAGNRYQTLLGATGTGKTFSIAAVIEKIGKPTLVLAHNKTLAAQLCNELREFFPNNAVEYFVSYYDYYQPEAYIPVTDTYIEKTAAINDEIDMLRHSATRSLFERKDVIVVASISCIYGLGMPAQYLKAAIPLQIGMEVNQRQILRDLTSVQYSRNDIEMGRGKFRVRGDVLEIGPAYEDRIIRVEFFGDEIDAIRYIDPVTGEILSSLQSVNIYPARHFVTPEERLDVACEDISAELKQQKLSLEELGKLVEAQRIDQRTRYDLEMLREVGYCNGVENYSRHLAGRQAGEPPECLIDYFPKDWLLVIDESHVTVPQIRGMYNGDQARKKVLIDHGFRLPSAADNRPLKADEFWQKPNQCIFVSATPGNWELEISEDNIVEQVIRPTGVVDPEIFVRPTEGQIDDLLGEIKDRVDRHERTLITTLTKRMAEDLTEYLEDKAIKVRYLHSEINSIQRIEILQDLREGKFDVLVGVNLLREGLDLPEVSLVAIMDADKEGFLRAERSLIQTIGRAARHIRGKAIMYADNLTKSMIKAIDETDRRRGIQIAHNKMHGITPQPIIKKSGNAILSFLDVSRRLNASDLKLVDEHIDELSLEDIPELITLLEKQMKDAAKKMEFEEAAKLRDRIKHLRDKMLGR; encoded by the coding sequence ATGACGGAATTTTGTCTTCAAGCTCCCTTTACTCCAACTGGCGATCAACCTCAAGCGATCGCACAACTTGTAGCCAGCATCCAAGCGGGTAATCGTTACCAAACTTTACTCGGTGCGACGGGAACTGGTAAGACTTTTTCTATCGCCGCAGTTATTGAGAAAATCGGTAAACCGACTTTAGTATTGGCGCATAATAAAACCCTGGCCGCGCAGTTATGTAATGAATTACGGGAATTCTTTCCCAACAACGCTGTTGAGTATTTCGTCAGCTATTACGACTATTATCAACCAGAAGCCTATATTCCCGTCACCGACACCTATATAGAAAAAACAGCGGCGATTAATGATGAAATAGATATGTTGCGACATTCCGCCACCCGTTCTCTATTTGAACGCAAGGATGTCATTGTTGTGGCTTCAATTAGCTGCATTTACGGTTTAGGAATGCCGGCACAATATTTAAAAGCAGCCATCCCTTTGCAGATTGGTATGGAAGTTAATCAAAGGCAGATTTTGCGCGATTTAACATCAGTGCAGTATAGCCGCAACGATATAGAAATGGGTAGGGGAAAATTCCGCGTTCGCGGTGATGTTTTAGAAATTGGTCCAGCTTATGAAGACCGAATAATTCGCGTTGAATTTTTTGGTGACGAAATTGATGCAATTCGTTATATTGACCCCGTAACTGGAGAAATTCTCAGTAGTTTACAATCTGTAAATATTTACCCTGCACGTCACTTTGTTACCCCAGAAGAACGTTTAGATGTTGCTTGTGAAGATATTTCCGCAGAATTAAAACAGCAAAAATTATCATTAGAAGAATTAGGAAAATTAGTAGAAGCACAACGCATAGACCAACGCACACGTTACGACTTAGAAATGTTACGAGAAGTCGGATATTGTAACGGTGTCGAAAACTATTCTCGTCATTTAGCAGGTAGACAAGCTGGAGAACCACCAGAATGTTTAATTGATTATTTTCCTAAAGATTGGTTATTGGTAATAGATGAATCTCACGTTACTGTTCCCCAAATTCGGGGAATGTATAATGGCGACCAAGCCAGAAAAAAAGTATTAATTGATCATGGTTTTCGTCTTCCCAGTGCTGCGGATAACCGTCCTTTAAAAGCAGATGAATTTTGGCAAAAGCCTAATCAATGTATTTTTGTTTCTGCTACTCCTGGAAATTGGGAATTAGAAATTTCTGAAGATAATATAGTTGAGCAAGTAATTAGACCAACAGGAGTAGTTGACCCAGAAATTTTTGTTCGTCCTACAGAAGGACAAATTGATGATTTATTAGGAGAAATTAAGGATCGAGTTGACCGCCACGAAAGAACGTTAATTACTACTTTAACTAAACGCATGGCGGAAGATCTAACTGAATATTTGGAAGATAAAGCCATTAAAGTCAGATATTTGCATTCTGAGATTAATTCCATTCAACGTATTGAGATTTTACAAGATTTACGTGAAGGTAAATTTGATGTGTTGGTTGGGGTGAATTTGCTAAGAGAAGGTTTGGATTTACCAGAAGTTTCTCTAGTTGCAATTATGGACGCAGATAAAGAAGGTTTCTTACGTGCGGAACGTTCTTTAATTCAAACCATTGGCCGCGCAGCCCGACATATTCGCGGAAAGGCGATCATGTATGCTGATAATTTAACAAAAAGCATGATTAAAGCTATTGATGAAACTGACCGCAGAAGGGGTATTCAAATAGCACACAACAAAATGCACGGAATTACACCCCAACCAATTATCAAAAAATCAGGTAATGCAATTTTGTCTTTTTTAGATGTATCTCGGCGGTTGAATGCGAGTGATTTAAAACTTGTTGATGAACATATAGATGAATTATCTTTAGAAGATATTCCTGAGTTAATTACATTGTTAGAAAAACAGATGAAAGATGCAGCGAAAAAGATGGAGTTTGAAGAAGCGGCAAAATTACGCGATCGCATTAAACATTTAAGGGATAAAATGTTGGGACGTTAG